The DNA window TGGCCTACTCTCCGTCAACGTTATTAACCCTAATGTCTTGGCTTGGTAAGTTCCATTATTGTTGTAAAAATTATGCTAATATACTGTTAGTATTCATTGGTCGCATAAATTTGTCGAGGTTATTGCTActtttccataattttaccTGACCGTAATAGCGTAGCAAAATCTCTAAGGTTAAAATCAAAGACAAGTCAGCACGCAAAATGGTGCTTTTACGCTCTCAGTcattttactttctttcttcctctcttttacCTATCCCACATTATTTCCTGATTTCTCATCTGTCCCCGTGAAGATTAAGCCTCGAGAGACATGCCTTCTCATTCGTATGTTGTAGTTTAAAATTCGAGAAGAAAATCACGTGAAATGAGTTTTTCCTTTATCTTCCTGTATGATATGTATGTCCCACTTTTACTGGGGGGTGTCTCTTCGTGCCCCTTGGACCTCCTTGATAAAGGCGCCCCTCTGCCCCCTCACGAAAAGTTCCGAGTTCCGCCCGTGACTATTATTTACTGGTTTAATTATAGACAAAAAATCTACAAAGTGAAAGCCCGTAACTCAGACTCGGGTGGTCatcgatttgattttttattcatacAGCTATTTCCCGAACCGAGATGTCACCAACATTCTGTTTCTTCACTCCTTCACTGGCCTTGGTCTGCATCTCTACAGTCGACCACACTTGTACTGTTTACGGAATCCCCATAAAATGATATACGGGTGAGTTCTTTCAAGTACTTCCCtcgttttatataaaattcaggaaaagcgaattttagaaacaGCGCGGTTGGAGAAAGTAACCGAAATTTTGTGTCTAAAAGTATGGGAAGTAGAATGCACAGTGGCacaaactgtaaatttaaatcTTCCGATCAGTTTATCCCTCGGTTCAACAGACCCCaaatagcatttttcaatgtaaaagtggcaaaaagttgaaacaatgttggtatcagttgcaacaaagttgcaaccttCGCTCAACTTTTGGTAGATAAGcgccgattttcggcgatctgatcggaagacaaagttgcaacctaCTTAGATTGCAAAACTGCTACActaaagttgtttaaaatctaaaggtaggcaaccagcaatactttgaagttgaaacatgtttcaacttaattgcaactagttccgacgatgatagctccttcgggggagagagtaggcaatctgcacatcaatctattagttgcaagaatcaaacgattttgttgcaagttgttgcaacctctgccaCTTGGGACAGAATCTTCTACCAGACCAAATATTTGGGTTGAAAAACTCCAAGTTCATATAGAGTCTAGATCCGAATAGATGGGGACAAGCCTGGTTCCCGAAGGTAACAATATTGGGACGTCGACCGTTGAGCGTTGCCCTTCAAAATTAgaagaagcgccttcaattcttgatCAATTTATAAATTGTTGACCGAGTAGGTATAAAGACTTGTATTCGATAAATCTGTTCTCTCCGCGATTAATGTTGATCAAAAGTATAGGTGCCTCTCAATTTTGAAGGGCTGCGCTCAACAGTCGCATCGATAGAGCATTTTCGCAACAGCTGATGGACTCAGCCCTCgcatcaatggaccactagacaaggtacgaatttcagcaatctgatacatgttcctttaccagaatttcacgtagaacacgattcgtgcaacgaaaattactgaaaccaactcctaacgaagatattaacgtttttatttcacattggttacgaggaatttgcactgcccgctcacaagaaactcaaagctctacttcagtcaaatcgcgcactacaacggtttcagcaagcttctcaatcgagcaatgttcatttctcatcatgtgttgttcaaaccacaagaaatttgctatagctgagccaaaccgtcaagattgaggttgccagatttttatatcgcagagattatcatgataaacgtttagcgcgcgatgagaatcacgtagagcattgagttttcatgagagggtggtttgaattcacgcatcaagaatcattaaatatcttcgtaaggagttgatttcggtaatttttgctgtCCGCATCGCATTTCTACGTGAAAtgttggttaagaaacatgtatcagaatgctgaaattcataccttgtctagtggtccatttctaaCGGGAACCCAAAGACTTCTACCGCGGAGAAGCAATTAAAATCCACAATATCATGATTTCTCGTGTTGTCTTGCGTTTCAGTGTCTACGGCTCCTTGATTTTCAATTTCGGCTCCGTCCTGATTTGGGTGATCCTCGGTCGCTTCCTGTGCAGCCAAAAGCCGAGCACCTCAGTTTTCGTGGGTCTTGGCTCGGGTCTCACGCTTGGTTTAATTGGCAAGTGGTATTTGGACCACGTCGATTCCACCGTCCCTCACTAGTGAGTTAAAAATTATGCTTTCCGCGCTACCCATTATTCACGTGGGCAACTTAAGGGCCCTCTTGGCCCATCGGACGGACCAGAGATAGGCGAGAGCATGAAAAGATGGGagaatcaccgaaaaaaagtgaagttgatttaacatgccggatgtaaaaaaagtgtgcgagaacttataaaatgtcgaatcacccgccacagcagttagttttacatcttggcattgctaatgtaactgctgtagcgggtaattcagcattttataagttctcgcgcactctttttacatccagaattttaaataaacttcacttttttttcggtgtatacaAATAAATAATACATGCTCACTCTTGTAGGCTAATAGTTTGAGACATTAAATCTTTTTGCTCAGGGTAAAGCCGGGGTATagccgcgtttttttttttttttttttttttttttttttttttttttaccaaagcaCATTTTCCCACGCATAATGCGGGAGAATTTAATAGGTATCGATAACCGCAGTCTAAAGCGTGCCTCCGTTGCAAATATTTTACGAATCGCTTTGGCTTGCCAAGGGTAggaataagttaaaaaaattaaaattaaaaactcacCTTTAGTAAAGCTCAACCATGCTGCATACTTTGATTCGCATCAAACTCAGATTTCATTATAAAGTTAGGTCAAAACTCCACCCTCCTCGTCTGGACTGTCGAAGGGGACTCTCCTCCCTGCTCATCCTAATTTTTTActcctctcattttttattcgatCCCTTGAGTGTTGATTTCGCCTTATCTGAAAAAAGCAAAATCAATGTGTGAAAAATCATGTATCCTCTCATGTCTGAAACTGAAACCCAATGGTTCACCAGGAACTCATGGGTTTGCAAGTATAGGTACTGAAACACAAGCGGTAATaatatcagagaaaaaattacgacaCTTACAAAGAATCATCAGAAATAGTTTGTGATGATTACGTTTTATCCTGATAAGTTCCAGTTTCACCCGTAGACAAAGACCCATAcaaaaacgcgcattggcgcctacaaacctaacagggatacttcacgcattgcgcaatgcgtgaagtatccctgttaggtttgtaggcgccagtgcgtcgccgcgcgatgcgtgaagtatccctgttaggtttgtaggcgccagtgcgtcgccgcgcaatgcgtgaagtatccctgttaggtttgtaggcaccaatgcgtcgccgctccgctttgtgttaggctctaatatttaatctcgcggagtcggcgtttttcagctcatgattttgaaatgtttgcacactctgtatggaccatctcattttaattgatgaaaaaaaaatatgttttaaaggaaaatataaagtgtgttttgtaaatattaaggtagttccgtaacaatcttaatgatttccaaagcacgcgaatttctacacaatttcttatagccttttatagccaatggcgagaatgtgtaaagcccggcgataggaactatagcccgactgtatactttgtTATAGCTCCCATGAACCCGCGGGAGAGACCTGCACTTTCAACTTCCTGCTCCTCCtgctatttttccaaaatttgatctaCGATTGCACCAACCAAGGGTGCTCCATCCAGGTTAGATGATTGTGAAATTGATCTAATTGGGAGGACTTTATGCTAGCTCGCCCAAATAGCTTTCTGATGAATTAAATGAAAGTCAATaattgtttacaaaaaatttcattctaatctatgacaatttttttaaggagataCATGGACTACTTTGCTAGGAGAGGCCTGGCGCCCCTACTCTCGGGTTTTCAAAGGGGTATAGAATACCCAACAGTTCAGAGGGGGAAATTTTCGCCTCCTTGCCACCATACtgccgctcccccccccccccccccctcattcgCCACATGTAACTCTCCCAGAAGAGATAGTCGGGTCAATTTTGACCCAACTTTGGATTTCTAGGAGTggtcatcaaaaataaatccCTGACATGAcacaattcttgaaaaataccaattttagACGTGAGCCTTTTAAGggacatattttaatttttatttactcttttattcttttatcctttaattttttttcttcttcaaaatgaTCACTGATATAAATATCGTAGCATACAGTTAGCAAACTTGATCTtaacttttttcatatttcataaATAAGAGGCACCTTAAAGACGTTAATAACGAAATGAGATGATTAAAATCAATACAATATGGGAATGgatatcaaaaaaataaaaggacgAGCGTgtatgacggcgcagagatacaactattcgtgtttgatggatgtccgtgttgcatctgcaaaattgaaggctcgATGAGGCGCGAACTCGCACAGCTACGAGTCTCCGCTCCTGCCACTTTAGTgttgctcagattcggaagaGAAGTTAAATAACGAGGCCCGAATAGGCCCTCCTCTCTGTTGCAGTGTTGCTCATGTTGCTCTGGAGGCACCACCGGGTAAAaggacaaacggaaccaacacaacgtAGAAATAGAGCGAGGAAAGGGACGCgccttgatgacggcgcagggataccactattcgtgcttgatagaCATCTGTGGTGCAtcctgcgaaattgaaggcaccccggagcgaggcgtgaactctcaatgcttcGCTCTGTGCTGCGAATGAGGACCTGTGCTGAGAACCACTGTCACCTGgatttcttatttttgttttttttttcgtcgtcaACTTTTTGGGGGGGGGTGTTTTAGGATTGGGctggggtggctaccgccacctagaattcgGGAGAAAAAGCTGAGAGACGAGatccgattacgtctctcctatcttcggctgtgttcgacaactcgattttttcttctttttttttcaatttgacgtctaattttttttttagaatgtatTTGTAAACCTTTATCTACAGCTCGAATGTACCAGCTCCACAACTCCTCCAGGCatagtcgggtcaatttgacccgacttgTGATTTGTATGGGTagttgtccaaaaaaaaattcctgacactattaacccccccccccccccaatcaatttgatgtctgattcttttgtTCCGATGTAGTTACAGACCTATATCCAAAAATCGTACCCACCGGTCCCATACAACCCGCGGGAGGTTTTAACAAGCGTTGGGGCAATTTGACCCTGCTTGGGCACCTATGGTTTAAGGGGCCGTTGAGGCATTCTGGCAGACTTTACGGCCCTCCCTCGCCCCTCCGTAATACACCAATAATACaaccccccccccgcccattTTGAATTATGTTACACTGGTCAGACCACCCACCCTCAATTTCTCAGAGAGTAGCAGAGCtagcgtgaaaaaaaaaaacagaaaaatacttttcgtcggtaaatacatttttttttttttggaagtaggAGACTTACATAAGTCTGGGCTTGAACTCCCTCCTCCCACTCATGAAACCCTGTAAGGCAAGCTCAGACACCCTTTTCCCTCATGCGCAACTTACGTAATATTTGAAGGGGCCCTACGTTTTTTAACCTATTAGAGGCTAATCTTACCGCTTTGATTGTTATTAATGATTAATCATCAATTGAATGTCTTGATAAAGAGAATATTTAGTTTTGTATGTTCCAGCAGTCGGAGCCAACCCGAACTGAGACCGTGTTGCATACAAGTACAACAACGTTGTCCGACTGCTTTTGGCCAATGTAACGAATAGGATGGGCAACTTCCTCGTCAAACATATCTCGATCGACTCTCTCTTCTCCGCCTGTGTCCAGCATCTGCCTCCATACAGTTCGATTCGATATCAAGGTGATAGAATGCAGAGGAATGgtatattttctaaaatttttggtgCAGAGGTATAGCATTCCCGCGGGATCAAAAATCTGCTGATTATATTGAAAGAAATAAACAACAAATCAAGATAGTGATTAATAGaaatccactgaaaaaaagaacgGATTTGACCGGCGGTGATCCCCGAAAATTTCTCCAGCATCGCGCGAATTTCTCTCGAATGAAAGCTTCCCAAATAATACATGATGTTAGCCAAGCTTTGATAGCTAATTGCACAATCCCAGTGGTCAGTTCTACTAATTACGCTCAAGTTTTGCAGGAGCGCTAATTCATAATATCCCGCCTCTACTAAGATCAACATTTCCGTTGCGTTTCGCATTTCCGGTTCACCGACATGATCCAAAATTTACTGGTTCTTTTCCACCGTGTTCCTTCACTTCACTTCTTCCACTCCGTGTTTTGCTCTTGCTCTTGTTCAAGTCGAATTTTCAAGTTCTCCTACTTTAGTTCTCaccgaacaatttttttcaagtctaACTAGTGATTGTGACAGATTCAGAATGTCTGCTCCAGCAAGTTCCGATAGCAGCTCTATCGTCGCCAAATTCGGGAAAATTGCCTTCAAACCTGTCAACAGAGACACAGTTTTGTTCCACTACGCCCCCATTCTGGGAGCAGCAAATTATGGCTTACTGTCCGTTAACGTTATGAATCCCAGCATTTTGGGAGGGTAAGTTTCTACTTTACAGTACCGAACTCCTAAATTTGCGTAAGTCACTCTGCACCTAAGAAACCTCCCCTGGAGAATGCCCCTTTTACTTGCTTGTTACCCCCTAGCAAGTCTCATCAGTGCCTGCCTTCATTATGACTGTGGGTGATGAAATGGGGGACTTTAACCTTAGCCATGCTTTATGCttactttttcgaaaattttcagccCTTTGCACTTTTGCAAGCTATTGTGACATTCTCAAGGTTTTATCATAGAAACCTCTACTGTCCCATC is part of the Bemisia tabaci chromosome 1, PGI_BMITA_v3 genome and encodes:
- the LOC109033184 gene encoding uncharacterized protein isoform X1; translation: MCTPACRDPETSLISRVGQFLFQPICRDTVLFHYAPLLGAANYGLLSVNVINPNVLACYFPNRDVTNILFLHSFTGLGLHLYSRPHLYCLRNPHKMIYGVYGSLIFNFGSVLIWVILGRFLCSQKPSTSVFVGLGSGLTLGLIGKWYLDHVDSTVPHYSSFTRRQRPIQPMNPRERPALSTSCSSCYFSKI
- the LOC109033184 gene encoding uncharacterized protein isoform X4 yields the protein MCTPACRDPETSLISRVGQFLFQPICRDTVLFHYAPLLGAANYGLLSVNVINPNVLACYFPNRDVTNILFLHSFTGLGLHLYSRPHLYCLRNPHKMIYGVYGSLIFNFGSVLIWVILGRFLCSQKPSTSVFVGLGSGLTLGLIGKWYLDHVDSTVPHYRSQPELRPCCIQVQQRCPTAFGQCNE
- the LOC109033184 gene encoding uncharacterized protein isoform X2; protein product: MCTPACRDPETSLISRVGQFLFQPICRDTVLFHYAPLLGAANYGLLSVNVINPNVLACYFPNRDVTNILFLHSFTGLGLHLYSRPHLYCLRNPHKMIYGVYGSLIFNFGSVLIWVILGRFLCSQKPSTSVFVGLGSGLTLGLIGKWYLDHVDSTVPHYFVCSSSRSQPELRPCCIQVQQRCPTAFGQCNE
- the LOC109033184 gene encoding uncharacterized protein isoform X3, which produces MCTPACRDPETSLISRVGQFLFQPICRDTVLFHYAPLLGAANYGLLSVNVINPNVLACYFPNRDVTNILFLHSFTGLGLHLYSRPHLYCLRNPHKMIYGVYGSLIFNFGSVLIWVILGRFLCSQKPSTSVFVGLGSGLTLGLIGKWYLDHVDSTVPHYSRSQPELRPCCIQVQQRCPTAFGQCNE